The DNA sequence ATCTTTTAACATAATCAAATTGGCTGATAATTTTGATATTGAGATATCCTGATACCTAATAGACTGAATAATATTATGATAGGTTtgaaatgtgaacaaaaatcaCATGTATCATACATGAGGATGGATATTAACAATAAATGAATAGAATCAAATACAAAgaataaatcgatggtgaaatcaAGCCATGTATCTTGgcttgcgacattgcagacttccggccatattatttttatttaatgaaaaaataggtactcaacgtcaattcttgaaaacttgcgtgattttctttctttttgtgaaggaaattctgaaaaaactacAAGTAATGATGTTGATCTGTTCTCATTTTAAAGACATTAAAAAGGATTTGAGAAATAGATTTCAAAACACCAAAAACAAGATacttggtttgggagtttcaccgtcgaaatgtgaaTGATAGAAATCATCATAGAGAGGGGGAATAATACTATGACACACGCCACATAACATAATAGGCACATATCTCCAGCAATaatgacaatttaattttttgaacaaaaatgaaTAGAAGATGCATCTTCATCATTTCAAGTCAACGATGGCATTAAAACTATTGATTTTTCGTCTCACCAGCTTTACTTGCTGAGTTTCAGCATATGCTGATGCTCAGAAATCTATAATAGTGGAAgttggatttttaaaatttttcctcaataTTCAATAATATTTCCTTGGACATGTTGCTCAAATGGAATAATAGGAGAATTTTCTCATAGGATATTTGTAACGTCAAGTGTTAACTCTCTGCAAAATGTAGGTACCTGGAGCTCCAGCAAATTTTGCCAATGttcactccttttttttttttattcaggatgttttgaaagaaaaaaatgcgtaTATCGAGCAGTTATTGAAGGAGCAAGAGTTGGCACGATCTCAATTTACGAAAGCAGCAACCCAAGTTGGAGACACAGAACTCAAACTAAATACTCTACAGATTGAATTTGATCAAGTTAGTATTCTTTATTACATCATTTGGATCAAGTAACTTGGGAAGAGACCaatcctcatttttcaaaaaacttagttaagctttttgaaatcaaactACCTACGTCAAAATTTTATTGTATCAAAAGATGAAAAGTGTAAACTCATATTTGAAGTTATTGGGGTGAATCTAAGTGATTCATTCATAAAAGAAGACTTACCATCAATAATGGACTAAGTGCCAAAGAATCGAAGATTGAGTTAGAAGTTACATTTACTCTTAGCGCTCTGACCCCCTAAAGTTTTTTTGTGTCATTCATTCAACCGTTCTTCTGagttgatttccatgatttttgcagtTATCAACAAGTGGTAGCCCCTAGACAAGCTAGCTCCATCAAGATTCTGGGAACATTACCCaggtttttcatattttgtgttaaaattgTGAATTATGCCTTTCAAAGGATGAAtgtgttcaatttttatcaCGCAGTTCTTTCTGTTTCTTTTATGTACGTTTCACATaaagttttggttttttatgttgcatattttgctgtttttctgtttgtttctATCTCTGAAATGAGTGATTTTGAGAATTAAAAAGATTTTGAAGTCAACTTTGTTCAACAAACTTTTTAAACTTGAATTTCACTTATTTACTTAAAGAATAGCAACAAAAGGCTCCCTAACTcgaatattttaacaatttttttacacttttttaaaGTCCCAAAATAGTCAGTGCCACTATTGCAATAGGCTTAGTATTTTTCTgtgtatttttattcatttacgtTGTCCTGTTTCAGTTTCGTAAGGAGGTCGATGTGAATCGGAAGAAGTTTGAAGAAAGTATAGCtaaattagaaaaagaaaaacgagaATTGATAGAGCAACTAGACGATGAAAAACGCAAAAGTGAGGATCTCCAGTTCAGAGTCGAAGAAGAGTCCATCGAAAAAAGTGAACTCCAGGTacttaattttaagtttcagcagatagttttactttttttttcactgattcTACCTACTCAACAATGAATGGAAGTTCGTACTTTTGTCATTTAGGCTCTATCATACCCTTTTTACTAGTTTTTGCATTGTTGTGGAAATGATACAGTCAGTTCTTTTTATGCTAGCCATGCctgaagaaatacattgcatttttttatcaaagtcaCCATCAGAATGagcattatttttcaattttcttagcTGAAAGGTATATTAACTCCACTGGTTTTAAGCCcctcaaaaaaatgtaaataatatCATTAGTGTAGCatttattttagaattttagggagtaaaaattaaatgtccagctatttttctttggaatttgaGTTTTAAGGGAGGCATGCTTCTGAAAGCTCCCATGAAAATGCAGGTCAATCGATTTTACTGAATGACTTCTCTGACTCTGACTTCACTCTGTCATTATGTTGACCATTTTCTTGTGTCCAAAAATTGAACATTATTACTTTCATCTGTATAGGTTCACTTACTAGGCTGCAATGCCTAAAACTGAAATGAACTTTATTTTGCCTATTGTTCAACACATTTGTTTATCACATGTGTAATCGTTTGTTTTTCTCTTCCACAGACTCAAATTGAACAGCGGTCAAAAAGGGTAGCTGAATTAGAAACTTTAGTGAAAGAAGGGAATAGCAAACTTGGACAGACAGATGCTGAATCcaataaattatttgaaactgAAGAAGCGCTGTTAAAAGTGCGGGAAGAGCTGGAGGCCATCCGCAAATCATCCAAAACCAATGAAGAAACACTACGAAAACAGTTAAATGAAACTCAAACTAAACTAGACAATAGCGAAAAATTTGTCAAAGACCTACAAAACGAAGTAGAGAAACTCAGGGAAGAATCAGCCGCCAGCTTGAGTAAAACGGTTGAAGATTTGAATAACGAGATCTCCAAGCTAAGAATAGAATGCGATGAAGCTTCagacaaaatgaaaatcatGGAGCTTGAAAACACTAAATTAAAAGAGGAGGTCGAGTCTATGGAAAAGTTATCAAAATCCCACGAGGAAAGTTTGCAAAGTGAAtttaatattcaaattttgaaattcaaagagCAGATTCAGTTGTTAGAAAtagacaaaaaaagagagaaagaaaaggctGATGAACTAAGTGCGATAATAGATGAATTAAATAAGAACaaattagaagaagaaaaaaaattaagagactcTAATCTTGAATTAGAGAAGAAAATAACTTCACTTGTCAATGAATCAACGATGAATTTAGAATCAAAATCCAATAGCTAtgagaaaaaagtaaaggaCCTATTAAATGAGGTTAACGAAAAAACAAGCACGATAGAACAACTTAAATCTCAGCAAAAATTAGTGGAAGATAATGCTAAAAATCTTGAGATTAAATTACAGTTACAGCTGAATGATTTGCAAACATCTTTAGATCAAAAATCTAAAGAACTTgaacaattaaaaaaagataTGGAAGAAAAATTGTCCAATTCAAGCAAAGCGGAAGAAGATTCGCGTCTAGCTTTTGAGAAGAAATTAGGAGATAAAGTTGAAGAATGTaacaaattaaatgaaaaactatctTCGCGAGAAGTAGAAGTAACGGAACTGAAAACAGCCATGGAAACAAAGCTGtcagaatttaaaaatctggaagATAAATTATCAGAAGaattgaaaaaacgaaaatcattAGAGAATGAGCTTCAGTTAAGACTTGCCGAGAGCTCAGGTTCTGCCGAAAAAAACACAGAGCTCgctgaaactttgaaaaaacttcAGGATGAATTGGGAAGTAGCAACGAGAAACGGGAGCAACTTGAAGCCAAGTTGCTGAAAAAAGCAGAAGATTTTAAGgaacttgaagaaaaattaaaattagtccaAGCTGAGTTCTCAAACATcgaggaaaaattaagtaaaaaattagatgaatTTGAGACGGTTCAAAATAATTTAGCTTCAAAATCCTCAGAATGTGAGAAGTTAGCTGTAGAGTTAAAGGAGAAGGTGAATCTCGTAAAAACATcggaaaatgaattaaataaaatgaagggaaagcTGATTGAAGTCGAGGGAAAACACAGTGATGTAACCAAAAGTCTCGATCAACACCTACAAGAATTCAGAGAACAACAAGttgaaattgagaagaaaacaGAGGAGCTTGCTCGCATTAGTGAGGAATTGAAACTGAAAGACATTGAAATTAGCAAATCATCAGAAACCATCAAACGTAAGTTAAAAGATTCTAGTTCATGACTTCATCATATTTTACCTATTTCTACAGATAAAATTGAACTGATTCGTACTTTATTATATTACAGCTCTAAGGGCGCCTAAAAACCGCTGGAAATTCATGCCAGGAATTCCTCCTCCCATGTAACGCGCGACGCAGACCCACTGACCTCTCCCCGCTGACAGTCTCCTCCCTACCCGCCTGCCTTCCTCTCACCATGCACCGTGCCGCACGCGTTTCCCACTCCTTGGCTGCTCTCCGCATCGCGTTGCTGAGTGAGTTCAACCAGTGTCGATTCTCGACTGGTTGAGAGCGCAGCGCTATGCACCTCCTCTCGATTAAATGCTGCGATCGCTTTGGAACTCATGAAGAATTGAAGAGTGCAATCGATTCTCGAATTTTCTCGATTAATCAATTGTTGTGCCATAGAATATTCTAGGAGGCTCAGGAACATTCCGACCTGGGCGAGCAATTCCTGGCGCGCTTGCCCGAACCGACTGATGAGGCTCGTTTTCAATTATGATGTGAAGATTAGAATGCATGCATAGGCTTATTTACTTCTCCGCTTAAACTTGAATCAAGTAACTAAAACTTAAACTAAAGTAATTGTACACCTGTAAGTTCAGGAAATCAATAGCGATAAAACAGTAATTAAAAAGgatcaaacaaacaaacaacaaaaTAAGACTTTTAGTTCTAGGGACGACCTTGTGTACAGCCTCTAATCTTTAAAATATGTATTCTAAAAATATGACACAGAACAGAACCTGATTGTTTTCGAAAACTTCACTGCCTAATCTAGTAGTTGTTACTAATGATAGTCTCAGCTCCTTCTAATTAGGTGCAGTAGCTTAGCTCCAACGAAACTGATCCTGCtgtttaacttattttttatttttacccaaTATTCATTTCCAGAGTTGAACGATTCGATGGCAAATGCAGAAAGATCGATTGAAGAACAAACAGAAATTATTCGAaatttaaataatgaaaaaagtgACATGGGAAGGAAAATACAAGATTTGGAAGAAAAGTGTGAAAGCCTCATCCAGCAGAAacaaaaattggtaagtaacCTCTTTTGTAGCCTTAATTTGTGTGATGATTGATTTTTAAGTGCATTATACAAATCCATTTGctaaaatattactttttaaaTCGATTTGTTGTATCCTCTTGAGATAAACTTAGAGTATCTGAGTGGCCACTTTGTGCGTTTCactgaatttaaaatgaagattCTGAATGAGGAGACAAGAACAAAGTTACGATAGGAAACAAATCATTAGAGAAATAGATCAGTATTTGTATCACTTCTAAACCACAATCGCTGTCTACAACAAGCAGAGACAAAACACATAACGACTCAGTAGTGAAGCAGATGAGAATAGTAAGTGTAataggagggtatggattcgatcaacatgaatcaatcgacaccgattcgatcgacaaattgttaaaaaactggtgtcgattcgatcgacatgaatcgatcgaaaaattaaaacgtgattCAATAGACAttaatcgatcgacaccgattcgctcggcagttaatttaaaaacacccgtgtcgcttcgatcgacatgaatggatcgaaaactgaaaatgtgaattgatcgacaccgattcgatcgacaaaattcgattgactcacaggtttgtcaattgactcacgggtttgtcgattgactcacgggtttgtcgatcgactcacgggtttgtcgatcgattcatgtcgatccattcacgttttcatttttcgaacaattcatgtcgatcgaatccataccctccagtGTAATAAGGCTAATTGTAaatagaataataataataattaccaTCATAATATTACTATTTACGCAATGATACGATaatattacaaatatttacGAATAATATTACTATCGAAGCTAAACTCAGGTTCTGAAGAGGGAAGGAGAGGGAAATTTAGGACTGTCTGATAAACCCCTTCAGAGAAGGATGGGAGCCAGGGAGGGACGAAGGGACCTGACAGAGAAAGGGGGTCAACAAATCTAAAAATGTGCCTGGCTTCTTTGATGGACAGTCCcctatctttgaaattttgccgTATTGTACTTTCTAAATTGCAACAGATGCTTGGAAAGCTAGATATTTTACCAATGTTTTATTTACCTAATCATTGATTTATTTGTCACCTCCTTTATTTCTGCTTTTAGGAAGACAACATTTCGGAACTCATGAATAATTCCAGCAGTTCATCTGAGCAGCTGACCAGGCTTCATTCAGAGCTCAGAGAAAAAGGTCAAGAAGTTGAAGGGCTTAGAGAAGCGTTGAATGAAAAAACGAGAGCTGTTGAAAGAATTGAAGAAGACCTGCGACAGCAGTTAGAACTCCTCTCTGAAAAGAAGAGCAAATTGGAGGCTGcctcaaaagaagaaattgagaaattgAAGCAAGAGCATGCAAATAATTTAGCAGCTCTAAAAAGTACACATGAAGCATCATTAATGAATTCTTTAAATGAAATGGAGAAGGTTAAATCTGAATCGATCAGTACTGAAACAAATTTGAAAGAACAGATCAATCTTCTCATAGCAGAGAAAAAAGACCTCGAAACCAAGTTGGAGTCGTTTAAAGATAGAGAAACTCAGTTGGAATCGGAGTTGAAAGTTCTCCAAGAAGAAAAGCAGCAGATGGAAAAGGATCTAAAGGAAATCAGTGATGTGAAAGCTAAAACTGATTCTGACCTTGAGGCGCAACtagctgaaaaagaaaatagcaTAAAAAGATGCGAACACCAATTTGAAATGTTCCGACAGTCTGCCAACCTTATggaggaaaagttcaaaaagaaAGTGGAAGAACTTACTCAATCTTTATCCAAAAAAGATACTCTCCTAACCTCAGCAAATATTCAAATAGATGAGTTAAAAGTAGACTATGAGACAGCAGAGGCCAGGATACAGGATTTGAAAACTAAAGTCAgtaagaagaaagaaaagattgAAATGCTGAACAGAGAGTTACAAGATACCAAAaatattgctaaaaatttgcagactgctgtaacagaaaaaattgagttgttggAGAAACAGGAGAAAGAAATACAATGCCTCAAAGCAGAAAAAGAATCTTCCGTCCTAACTGccgaggaaaaaatcaggaaccTTGCTGATTTAGAGAAAACTCAATCACAGTTTGCTGAAAAAGAGGTTTCTTTAGTAAAAGAAATTGAGAGTCTGAAGTCTGAAAGTAATAAAATCAATGAAGACATGAAGGCCAAAGAAAATCAACTTCAAGATTTacgtacaaaaattgaaaatcttcagAGAGACAGGGTAGACAAAGAGAATGATTTGAACAAAGAAATCGAGACTTTGAACGTCGAAAAAAATCGCATTAGTCAAATACTcgaagaaaaagatgaaaaattgaaatctttaTACGCTGAGATTGAAAGTATCTCCCACAAAACGGCTGAAAAGGAAACCCTGctcaaagttaaaattgaaaatcagcAGAAAGAGTCAGAAGAACTTACAAAGCAATTAGCTGAAAAGAGTAGTCAGATTCAAATAGTTAGTTCAGAGCTTGAACTTCTGCAATCTAAAAATCACTCTCTCAACGATGAGCTGTCTGAGAAGACAAACAAGATAAAAACTCTGACTGAAGAGTTGAACTCTCTGAAACAAAGTATTGCCCAAAATAGTTCAGATAAAGACAAGATTATTtgtgagaaaaataatattatttcGGATTTGCAGCAAGAAAAAACGGCTAGTCTTAAATCTTTCAATGCCGAAGTAGAATCTTTACAAAAATCAAACAACATTTTGTCCGCTGAGTTAGCAGCTAAAAATTTGTCTCTTACTTCTTTGACGGAAGAAATAAGCAACTTGAAGCAAAACATATCAACCAATTCTGAAAACAAAGACAGTGCcttatttgaaaaagaaaaaatcattgcAGAGTTAAAAACGgaaaaagaaaatgtcaacTCTAATCTAAGCTCTCTCATCACCAAATATGAGGATTTGAAGACAAGGTTCGAGAAAGAAAGAGCTAGTCTTgaagaaaagctaaaaattaacgaaaaagaACAGAAAGCTCTGGCTGAATTGAAATCTACACTGTAAGTACTATTTCTCAATTTATTTACTATTCTATCAGTTTTTGGACCATTAAAAAACTTCCCATTAAAAATTTAGCTCATGActgaattatttaaaatcaagtGCATACTTTTTGTAATGCATACATCATGTGCAAAATTTGCTCCTTAATTGATCTTTAGAATCCCATTTTATGCAGAGCTAACAAAAAGGATAAGTTATGTCCGGCGGCTACCCTTCATAAATGCACCTCTTTCAAAATCCCTCTCATAAAACTGATTTCAttcaaagtttaatttttcagcatAAACTGATTTtaatcaagtaaaaaaaaactgccccTCCAAGTTTTCTTTTTACTCGTAGCATTGTCTTGAATCTTTATCAATATATTCACCTGACCATAAGATGTTTCAAATATTaggagcattttttgttgtaatcCGTtattaatgtaaaatttcatattttcttcttttgtgttattttaagttttcttttttattattatattttcttGCCACAGTTTTATTACAAAGAAGCACTTAAAATCGTACAAAATTAGTAACTTTAACTGTAATTTTTACATGGCTACAGAAAGGTTGAAAATGATTTAACTCGGGAACTGGAAAGGCGAATGAAAGAAGATGCTATCAAGCATCAAGAATTGTTAGCTCGGGTTGACTCTGTCCATCAGTTAACAAAGAGTTTTTCACCAGGACAGGACTCAGATTTCAGCCAATAAACAAAAGCATCTTTCAAAAACTTTCCATTTAGTGTAATTCAAGAGGTAACAAATAGAAACTACATATCTCACTGTTACATACATATCTgcaattgattttgttttttgtcttcCCTTTCTTGAGGAAACTAATGGGGCGCAAGGAGTCAAACTCAGGATTTTAGCTCCTAAATTAGCTAGAAAAAGGGTTACTTCTAATTCTTTCTTATAGTGAAAACATTAGAGGCCAAAATACACAGCAACAGCATGCGGAGTAGGGAGCAAGAAAACttttacttcattttgcaacTCTGTTAATTGAAGTGATAGCAATGGTTGTCAGACCTGTTTGACTTCTTGTTTTGACCCTCGTTTTCACATGATGAAAAGAACTCAAAGTTCGCTTGGGTGGTataatttaatttgtttcatGGTGACGGAATAATGGAGGAATTTATAGCGTCTGATACTGCTTTTCTTTAATAGCAGATGTACTATTTACTTCCACATCAGCTTTCAAAAATCGCGTAATTCTCTCGACTCGTTCATTTTTGCCAGGTGCTACATGGACCTTGTAAAGTATctaatatttttcatgttttttataTGATCCATTCATTACAGTTTGGTTTTTTCTCAACAGTTTCCAgttctttaaaatgtttgccTTCTTAAGTCTGCATTCTGTAATTTCTGTGCCTCTTAGTGCCTCAGTTTAACCCATCTACTCGTAGGTAGTAAGAACCAGCTTTCTCATGAAACTTAGGTGCTATTGTAAATATGCTTAATAGTCACAGCATTTTTGCCCAAATAGCTCTTAAGATCATAACAAACATTTAGTAAATAATCCATCCTTAtcaatcaagaaaattttgtaaaaatatttacaaaatttaccctaaaaatatttacaagactGGGGAGAGTCGAAATATGATTATGGATTGAGATaaatgctgaaaaaattcagtcaaataATTTAACATCCTCTGAGAGGAATATTCATGTATTCAAGCTATAATTTTTCCCAAATCCTTTTGTCATAATAGTCTTCCATTTGCTGTGCATTTCATTCAATCCTCATTCTTTGCTGCCCAAAATGAGAGAAAGCTTTTGACGAAGTTCGTGAAATCAGCACGGGCCAGCGGGAACACAAGAAAACATTCTGCTGAGCTCGCCATTATTCAGGGTGATTTTGGACCTGTTTTCGTAGGAGGAACCTATTTGCATAtccaaaaaataagtaaatgagTCAGTCCAAGCACTAATGGGCTAATATTCACGGTCACTATTTCAGTTCCAGGGCATCCCTGCGTACAATGATTGACTGTTTTAAACCCTAGTGTTGTTCAATTGCTCCCCAACAACTAATGCATCAGTAACGTTGACTGTGTGTAGGTTAAAAGTTGACCTGTTTCtttggaaataaatattttttatcatcaaacaTCTCCGTGGAATAAGAGATACTACATTtccggaaaaaaaggaaagggggCATAGGTTTCTTTCATCATGTTTTCtcactgatttttgtttttttatttcgttGCTTCGAAACCCGCTCTCTCTTCCCCCTCCTGCTCTCGCTCCCGATCTTATAATTGAAGAGTATGCACCCACCTCTGCAACACAGGAGCTACCATAACTAAAACCAAGCGATTCGTTGGTACTACTAGCTGATGGCTAGTAATTATTCGCCAGAAGTAGCTTAGTTGTTAATCGTCTGCACCATGACAGCAGCAAAATCataacttgaaaaattttacttaaatcatTTTCATCAGTAAAAATCCACTCTCCGATCTAGAAATTCATGACAAATTTGTAATCTCTGATAGTATTCCCTTTCAGTATTCTTATTCGTATGATGTCATTGAGATTTTCTCGTGCCAGTTTTAGAACCTTTAACTTAAATTTAAGGTCAATCACAGGGAAAGTTAAGGCTTCCAGTATATCAGTAGACAGCTCTGTCCCTTCAACAGGTCTGTTGCGAATGAACTCAACACCATGAACTGAGATAGACTCAACATGAAATGGAGAGTCCACTAAGCCAAATAACCTTGTTACTGGCCGGATAAGGAGACAAACTTTgaacaaataattttgctcactTTTTTATCCTAAAggaatagtttatttttttccacaatattaaatttaaatttgtcaTTGTGACAAAAGACCATGATGTAATTTGTTTAAGTTCAATAGgtattgaagaataaaaaatctttcATCAGTATGGTACTAAGAAATGAAGATTTAGCTGTCAGTATAGTGGAACGAATAACAGTAAAACAATCTCAGTAAATGTAAATCCCCTTTTACTGGTGGGAAAGATTTTGATTAACGTGTGCTTTTTTCTCCATGTCACcttttaagttttgaaattttttgaaaatgttcatgttcagtgcttttgaagatttttattcACAAAAATACTGAATAGAACATTACCtcagcattattttcttttttctgatttcagaGAGAAGGAGAGTGAAGCAAGCAAGAAGCAGATAATTGAAATGAGCCATACATTAAATACTAAGAATGAGGAAATGTCATCGATGATATCAGAACTGGACACATTAAGGAGAGCCATGGTTGATGCAGCACAAGTTCAATCTGAATTAAACGCTCTGAAGTTTGAGAGAGACGAACTTTTGATCAAACTTGGTTCTGTGCAAGCATCGGCAACTCAATCTCTAATTGATGCTAAAAGCGGAGGTAGCTTACTTTATCACATTTTTTATCACCACTTTCaggatattttatgaaaaagactgaaaatttgaaatatcttGAAACTTCAACTCTGGAAAGACAACCATTAGCGCTGCACATGATATCAAACTTTGCCTCAGTTTGGTTTGGGGCTCATTGCTTTGAGTACATTCTGAgcactattttttcatttttgaatagtAAATCCAGACGAATATTTTACAATGATGAACAGTTGTAATTTTAGTTAATTGAATGATAAATACCTGAAGTAAGAGGGTTCATATGTTTCTGTAATTTGCAGTGAAATTAatgccaaaatttttttgcagttttacgtATGCATTTTGTTGATGAATTGAGTCAGGGAACTTTGATGATTTTGTTCTGAGAGatcctggaaaagtcaggaaatgcTTCTCTGAAAAGTCTGTAGACACCTTGTATGTACCTTATACATGTTATATTAGCGTGCCAAAATAACCTTATGGATGGGGCAGCAATTCAACTATAGCAGAAAGTACACGCTATTCAATAcattaaatgcgtttttctctaAACTGTGATCTCAACTGTGAGTCAGCCTTCTCACCAAGGAAATTCTCAATAAGGGAAATCTTGCTATTAAAGTCGCTTTGTGTTTGCACAGATCCTGCCTTCAAGCAGTTACTAGAAGAGAAAGAATTAGCCGACAGCCAGGTTAATTTCTTGAATTCCATCATAGCTGACCAGCAAAAGAAACTTGACTCTCTTAACAATCAGCTGGAACAACTTTATCTGGATCCCAACACAGC is a window from the Bemisia tabaci chromosome 5, PGI_BMITA_v3 genome containing:
- the CLIP-190 gene encoding uncharacterized protein CLIP-190 isoform X4 — protein: MSDTSETPSLSESVVSVASQRSTASTASGIRPPSKISRLVRPKPVPATPSKDGNKTSIRKLSDDLIKTRLSGSIDENDEFVAPLSINRRRSSERRFSNASVVLTEDTDSFIIGDRVWVGGAKPGQIAYIGETQFGPGEWAGIVLDEPIGKNDGSVAGVRYFQCEPKKGVFSRLTRLTKHSLDSGTLTGLLTGTADARKSSISTPQPRKYSAASTPSMVSPTSSVKSYSLTTPSRKASSGELKVGDRVIVSSNQGSKAGILRYKGPVDFQPGEWCGVELDEPMGKNDGSVAGRRYFECAPNFGLFAQSSKVSRSPIGANRRPSCAVHNSAIKRSGSRESLQSSFSTSTAASGIPTMRKPAIRASVPATPSRTPLQDVLKEKNAYIEQLLKEQELARSQFTKAATQVGDTELKLNTLQIEFDQFRKEVDVNRKKFEESIAKLEKEKRELIEQLDDEKRKSEDLQFRVEEESIEKSELQTQIEQRSKRVAELETLVKEGNSKLGQTDAESNKLFETEEALLKVREELEAIRKSSKTNEETLRKQLNETQTKLDNSEKFVKDLQNEVEKLREESAASLSKTVEDLNNEISKLRIECDEASDKMKIMELENTKLKEEVESMEKLSKSHEESLQSEFNIQILKFKEQIQLLEIDKKREKEKADELSAIIDELNKNKLEEEKKLRDSNLELEKKITSLVNESTMNLESKSNSYEKKVKDLLNEVNEKTSTIEQLKSQQKLVEDNAKNLEIKLQLQLNDLQTSLDQKSKELEQLKKDMEEKLSNSSKAEEDSRLAFEKKLGDKVEECNKLNEKLSSREVEVTELKTAMETKLSEFKNLEDKLSEELKKRKSLENELQLRLAESSGSAEKNTELAETLKKLQDELGSSNEKREQLEAKLLKKAEDFKELEEKLKLVQAEFSNIEEKLSKKLDEFETVQNNLASKSSECEKLAVELKEKVNLVKTSENELNKMKGKLIEVEGKHSDVTKSLDQHLQEFREQQVEIEKKTEELARISEELKLKDIEISKSSETIKQLNDSMANAERSIEEQTEIIRNLNNEKSDMGRKIQDLEEKCESLIQQKQKLEDNISELMNNSSSSSEQLTRLHSELREKGQEVEGLREALNEKTRAVERIEEDLRQQLELLSEKKSKLEAASKEEIEKLKQEHANNLAALKSTHEASLMNSLNEMEKVKSESISTETNLKEQINLLIAEKKDLETKLESFKDRETQLESELKVLQEEKQQMEKDLKEISDVKAKTDSDLEAQLAEKENSIKRCEHQFEMFRQSANLMEEKFKKKVEELTQSLSKKDTLLTSANIQIDELKVDYETAEARIQDLKTKVSKKKEKIEMLNRELQDTKNIAKNLQTAVTEKIELLEKQEKEIQCLKAEKESSVLTAEEKIRNLADLEKTQSQFAEKEVSLVKEIESLKSESNKINEDMKAKENQLQDLRTKIENLQRDRVDKENDLNKEIETLNVEKNRISQILEEKDEKLKSLYAEIESISHKTAEKETLLKVKIENQQKESEELTKQLAEKSSQIQIVSSELELLQSKNHSLNDELSEKTNKIKTLTEELNSLKQSIAQNSSDKDKIICEKNNIISDLQQEKTASLKSFNAEVESLQKSNNILSAELAAKNLSLTSLTEEISNLKQNISTNSENKDSALFEKEKIIAELKTEKENVNSNLSSLITKYEDLKTRFEKERASLEEKLKINEKEQKALAELKSTLEKESEASKKQIIEMSHTLNTKNEEMSSMISELDTLRRAMVDAAQVQSELNALKFERDELLIKLGSVQASATQSLIDAKSGDPAFKQLLEEKELADSQVNFLNSIIADQQKKLDSLNNQLEQLYLDPNTAFNPVKEKKIPAPRLFCDICDEFDLHETEDCPQQASESPPPERRTKTGVKPEPRPYCENCEVFGHDTEDCDKDETY